The Nitrospira sp. KM1 genome includes a window with the following:
- a CDS encoding thymidylate kinase translates to MGDAHYFGDGLTYLNPSDLKGKLIAIEGTDGVGRSTHIEMLQEWLEVQGYGVITTGWTRSNLMSKTIEVAKEGNIIDRWSLSLLYATDFADRLEHQIIPALRSGFIVLADRYIFTAFARDFVRSSDRRWIRDVFGFALVPDLVCYLRIDVETLVLRVIETKAMNFWESGMDLRLGNDLYDSFKKYQSLLIEEFDKMAEEFKFEVVDARKSLEEIQDELRNQIHRLLTHSGPLPAPMADQIQSEAVHPELSPPI, encoded by the coding sequence ATGGGCGACGCTCACTATTTTGGCGACGGTTTAACGTACCTAAATCCGAGTGACCTCAAGGGCAAGCTGATCGCCATCGAGGGGACGGACGGAGTCGGCCGCTCCACGCATATCGAAATGCTGCAGGAGTGGCTCGAAGTGCAGGGCTATGGCGTGATCACGACCGGCTGGACGCGATCCAATCTCATGTCCAAAACGATCGAGGTCGCAAAAGAAGGCAATATTATCGACCGGTGGTCACTGAGCCTCCTGTATGCGACGGATTTTGCCGACCGCCTTGAGCATCAAATTATCCCCGCCCTGCGGTCCGGATTCATCGTGCTGGCCGACCGGTACATCTTTACGGCGTTTGCCCGAGATTTTGTTCGGAGCAGCGACCGCCGATGGATTCGGGACGTCTTTGGATTTGCGCTGGTACCAGATTTGGTCTGCTACCTGCGCATCGACGTGGAAACCCTGGTTCTCCGCGTGATCGAGACAAAGGCGATGAATTTCTGGGAATCAGGTATGGATCTCCGGCTGGGCAACGATCTCTACGACAGCTTCAAGAAGTATCAGTCGTTGCTCATCGAAGAATTCGACAAGATGGCGGAAGAGTTCAAATTTGAGGTCGTCGACGCGAGAAAGTCATTGGAGGAAATTCAAGATGAGTTACGAAATCAGATTCACCGGCTGTTGACTCACAGCGGTCCCTTGCCGGCTCCTATGGCTGATCAAATCCAATCAGAGGCTGTTCATCCAGAATTGAGTCCTCCGATCTGA